A part of Streptomyces sp. DSM 40750 genomic DNA contains:
- a CDS encoding glycosyltransferase family 39 protein produces MLVSLLAPSRSAPELPGHGYWRRLLPLLTVLACVTRVPSFVRPLWNPDEGYLAVQARLLADGGELYETVVDRKPPLVPWLYRASFAVFGDESLTPVRVLATGAQVLTAVLLASLARRRWGDRAGRTAGVLYLLTSIGLNPEDAQAALFEVFILPCTAWAMWCADRRRWGAAGVAVGCAFLAKQTGGAVLAPVLWLLWRSGAPRSGLVRLGVGAVVPVLGAALLTDPAGFLFWTVTGSGAYASFTGSELHVLARALANSAILAVACAGLIPPVVRVLRVARGGSADLWLWAASSAVAVTLGFHFFGHYHLQLLPPLALLATAALRLLPGDRLAPVLRASASCCALFLAWGLLAPRPELAHAQRVAAEVSRRTAPADRVLVWGMHPETYWLADRTPATRFLTAGLLTNYSGGRDGPRVGERYGVAGAWEVFRAELASGPPVLVVDDSRGKPYGPERVPSLRRILVGRYAEVGTVDGAVLYARTNGRD; encoded by the coding sequence ATGCTCGTCAGCCTCCTGGCCCCGTCACGCTCCGCACCCGAGCTGCCGGGCCACGGCTACTGGAGACGGCTGCTCCCCCTGCTCACGGTGCTGGCCTGTGTCACCCGTGTCCCCTCCTTCGTACGGCCGCTGTGGAACCCCGACGAGGGCTATCTCGCCGTCCAGGCACGGCTGTTGGCGGACGGGGGAGAGCTGTACGAGACGGTCGTGGACCGCAAGCCGCCGCTGGTGCCGTGGCTGTACCGGGCGTCGTTCGCGGTGTTCGGCGACGAGTCGCTGACCCCGGTCCGGGTGCTGGCGACCGGCGCGCAGGTGCTGACCGCCGTCCTGCTCGCCTCGCTGGCCCGGCGAAGATGGGGCGACCGAGCCGGCCGTACCGCGGGCGTCCTGTATCTGCTGACGTCCATCGGCCTCAACCCCGAGGACGCCCAGGCGGCGCTCTTCGAGGTCTTCATACTGCCCTGCACCGCCTGGGCGATGTGGTGCGCGGACCGGCGTCGATGGGGTGCGGCGGGGGTGGCGGTCGGCTGCGCGTTCCTGGCGAAGCAGACGGGCGGTGCGGTGCTGGCGCCGGTGCTCTGGCTGCTGTGGCGGTCGGGCGCGCCGCGAAGCGGCCTCGTCCGGCTGGGAGTCGGGGCCGTCGTGCCGGTGCTGGGCGCGGCGTTGCTCACCGACCCCGCCGGGTTCCTGTTCTGGACGGTGACCGGCTCCGGCGCGTACGCCTCCTTCACCGGCTCCGAACTCCACGTACTGGCAAGGGCGTTGGCCAACAGCGCGATCCTGGCGGTGGCCTGCGCGGGGCTGATCCCACCGGTCGTACGGGTGCTGCGCGTCGCCCGCGGCGGTTCGGCGGATCTGTGGCTGTGGGCGGCCTCGTCGGCGGTGGCGGTGACCTTGGGCTTCCACTTCTTCGGCCACTACCACCTGCAGCTCCTGCCGCCCCTGGCCCTGCTGGCGACGGCGGCCCTGCGGCTCCTGCCCGGCGACCGGCTGGCACCGGTCCTCCGTGCCTCGGCCTCCTGCTGCGCGCTCTTCCTGGCCTGGGGCCTGCTCGCGCCCCGCCCCGAACTCGCCCACGCCCAACGCGTCGCGGCCGAGGTCTCCCGCCGCACGGCACCCGCCGACCGGGTGCTGGTCTGGGGGATGCACCCGGAGACGTACTGGCTGGCCGACCGCACCCCGGCCACCAGGTTCCTCACGGCCGGGCTGCTCACCAACTACAGCGGCGGGCGCGACGGGCCGCGGGTGGGGGAGCGGTACGGGGTGGCGGGGGCGTGGGAGGTGTTCCGGGCGGAGCTGGCGAGCGGGCCGCCGGTCCTGGTCGTGGACGACTCGCGCGGCAAGCCGTACGGACCCGAGCGGGTGCCCTCGCTGCGGCGGATCCTGGTGGGCCGGTACGCGGAGGTCGGGACGGTGGACGGGGCGGTGCTGTACGCCCGTACCAACGGCCGGGACTGA
- a CDS encoding NTP pyrophosphohydrolase — MDDPLLVIVDAANVIGSVPDGWWRDRRGAAERLRDRLARDGVPGRDRPVELVMVVEGAARGVEPVPGVRVDAAPRSGDDRIVELVAGEGRGRPCLVITADRELRRRVGELGAEVAGPRTVRGEP; from the coding sequence ATGGACGACCCCCTGCTCGTGATCGTCGACGCCGCCAACGTCATCGGCTCCGTCCCCGACGGTTGGTGGCGTGACCGGCGCGGCGCGGCGGAACGCCTGCGCGACCGGCTCGCCCGGGACGGGGTCCCCGGCCGCGACAGGCCCGTCGAGCTCGTCATGGTCGTCGAGGGCGCCGCCCGAGGCGTGGAGCCGGTGCCTGGCGTACGGGTCGACGCGGCCCCCCGCAGCGGCGACGACCGCATCGTGGAACTGGTCGCCGGGGAGGGCCGGGGCCGCCCCTGCCTCGTGATCACCGCCGACCGTGAACTACGGCGCAGAGTCGGCGAGTTGGGCGCCGAGGTGGCCGGTCCGCGTACGGTGCGCGGAGAGCCCTGA
- a CDS encoding 3-hydroxyacyl-CoA dehydrogenase NAD-binding domain-containing protein, protein MSTTAELLKGAAELFPDEVVTSAHVRHLDLPSGAGRFALITLDNGFDHTKPTTFGPASLANLNTAIDQVEKEASAGEIVGVGVTGKPFIFAVGADLKGVELLKEHEHALAIGKGGHEVFKRLSALAVPTFAYYNGAAMGGGVEVGLHCAYRTVSKALPAFSLPEVFLGLVPGWGGCTLLPNLIGADKAVTVIVENSLNQNKQLKGQQVFDLGIADAIFEGADFLEQSLIWTANVLKGDVEVERPVIDRGEAWDQAVAKGRFIADSKVHGAAPAAYRALDIIAAAKNGDLQQGYDAEDVALADLIMGGELRAGIYAFNLVQKRGKRPAGAPDKNLARPVTKVGVVGAGLMASQLALLFLRRLEVPVVLTDIDQERVDKGVGYVHAEIDKLLGKGRINQDKANRLKALVTGVLDKAEGFADADFIIEAVFEEIGVKQQVFAEVEAVAPAHAILATNTSSLSVTEMASKLKNPERVVGFHFFNPVAILPLLEIVRGEATDDASLATAFAVAKKLKKTAVLVKDAPAFVVNRILTRFMGEIQNVIDEGTPVAVAEKAVEPLGLPMSPLVLLELVGPAIGLHVSETLNRAFPDRFTVSENLAAVVKAGKRGFYVYDSGKPELDPEVAALLKQGDSVLTEEQVRARVLDAVAQEIGLMLDEGVVAEAQDIDLCLITGAGWPFHLGGITPYLDREGVSERVNGKKFLEAGVASVPA, encoded by the coding sequence GTGAGCACCACCGCTGAGCTTTTGAAGGGTGCGGCCGAGCTGTTCCCCGACGAGGTCGTGACGTCCGCGCACGTACGCCACCTCGACCTGCCGTCCGGTGCGGGCCGTTTCGCGCTCATCACCCTGGACAACGGCTTCGACCACACCAAGCCGACCACCTTCGGCCCGGCGTCGCTGGCGAACCTGAACACCGCCATCGACCAGGTCGAGAAGGAGGCCTCGGCCGGCGAGATCGTCGGTGTCGGTGTCACCGGCAAGCCGTTCATCTTCGCCGTCGGCGCCGACCTCAAGGGCGTCGAGCTCCTGAAGGAGCACGAGCACGCGCTCGCCATCGGCAAGGGCGGCCACGAGGTCTTCAAGCGGCTGTCCGCGCTCGCCGTCCCGACCTTCGCGTACTACAACGGTGCCGCGATGGGCGGCGGCGTCGAGGTCGGTCTGCACTGCGCGTACCGGACGGTCTCCAAGGCGCTCCCCGCCTTCTCGCTCCCCGAGGTCTTCCTCGGTCTCGTCCCCGGCTGGGGCGGCTGCACGCTGCTGCCGAACCTGATCGGTGCCGACAAGGCAGTCACGGTCATCGTCGAGAACTCGCTCAACCAGAACAAGCAGCTCAAGGGCCAGCAGGTCTTCGACCTCGGCATCGCGGACGCGATCTTCGAGGGCGCGGACTTCCTGGAGCAGTCGCTGATCTGGACGGCGAACGTCCTCAAGGGCGACGTCGAGGTCGAGCGTCCCGTCATCGACCGCGGTGAGGCCTGGGACCAGGCCGTCGCCAAGGGCCGGTTCATCGCGGACAGCAAGGTGCACGGGGCGGCCCCGGCCGCGTACCGCGCGCTGGACATCATCGCCGCCGCGAAGAACGGCGACCTCCAGCAGGGCTACGACGCCGAGGACGTCGCCCTCGCCGACCTGATCATGGGTGGCGAGCTGCGCGCCGGTATCTACGCGTTCAACCTGGTGCAGAAGCGCGGCAAGCGCCCCGCCGGTGCCCCGGACAAGAACCTGGCCCGTCCGGTCACGAAGGTCGGTGTCGTCGGCGCCGGTCTGATGGCCTCGCAGCTCGCGCTGCTCTTCCTGCGCCGCCTGGAGGTGCCGGTCGTGCTGACCGACATCGACCAGGAGCGTGTCGACAAGGGTGTGGGTTACGTCCACGCCGAGATCGACAAGCTGCTCGGCAAGGGCCGTATCAACCAGGACAAGGCCAACCGCCTCAAGGCCCTGGTCACCGGTGTCCTGGACAAGGCCGAGGGCTTCGCGGACGCGGACTTCATCATCGAGGCCGTGTTCGAGGAGATCGGCGTCAAGCAGCAGGTGTTCGCGGAGGTCGAGGCGGTCGCCCCGGCGCACGCGATCCTCGCCACCAACACCTCCTCGCTGTCGGTGACCGAGATGGCGTCGAAGCTGAAGAACCCCGAGCGGGTCGTCGGCTTCCACTTCTTCAACCCGGTCGCGATCCTGCCGCTCCTGGAGATCGTCCGGGGCGAGGCCACGGACGACGCCTCCCTCGCCACGGCCTTCGCCGTCGCCAAGAAGCTGAAGAAGACCGCGGTGCTCGTGAAGGACGCCCCGGCGTTCGTCGTGAACCGCATCCTCACCCGCTTCATGGGCGAGATCCAGAACGTCATCGACGAGGGCACCCCGGTCGCGGTCGCCGAGAAGGCGGTCGAGCCGCTGGGTCTGCCGATGTCGCCGCTGGTGCTCCTGGAGCTCGTCGGCCCGGCCATCGGTCTGCATGTCTCGGAGACCCTCAACCGGGCGTTCCCGGACCGCTTCACGGTCTCCGAGAACCTCGCCGCCGTCGTCAAGGCGGGCAAGCGCGGCTTCTACGTCTACGACAGCGGGAAGCCCGAACTGGACCCGGAGGTCGCCGCGCTGCTGAAGCAGGGCGACTCCGTCCTGACCGAGGAGCAGGTGCGGGCGCGTGTGCTCGACGCCGTCGCCCAGGAGATCGGGCTCATGCTCGACGAGGGTGTCGTCGCCGAGGCGCAGGACATCGACCTCTGCCTGATCACCGGCGCCGGCTGGCCCTTCCACCTGGGCGGCATCACGCCGTACCTGGACCGTGAGGGCGTCAGCGAGCGGGTGAACGGCAAGAAGTTCCTGGAGGCCGGGGTGGCCTCGGTCCCCGCGTAA
- a CDS encoding thiolase family protein — protein MPRTVKDVVFVDGVRTPFGKAGPKGIYHETRADDLVVKAIRELLRRNPGLEPAKIDEVAIAATTQIGDQGLTIGRTAGILAGLPQSVPGYSIDRMCAGALTAVTSVAGSVAFGAYDVAIAGGVEHMGRHPMGEGVDPNPRFVSEKLVDESALFMGMTAENLHDRYPTITKQRADEYAVRSQEKAAKAYANGKIQADLVPISVRRTNAEAGETGWGLVTADEPMRPGTTLENLSGLKTPFRVHGRVTAGNAAGLNDGATASLIASEDFARENGLPVKMRLVAYSFAGVEPEVMGYGPIPATEKALAQAGLSIDDIGLFEINEAFAVQVLAFLEHYGIADDDARVNQYGGAIAFGHPLASSGVRLMTQLARQFEEQPEVRYGLTTMCVGFGMGATVIWENPHFESAGGDK, from the coding sequence GTGCCTCGTACCGTCAAGGACGTCGTCTTCGTCGACGGCGTCCGCACCCCGTTCGGCAAGGCGGGCCCGAAGGGCATCTACCACGAGACCCGTGCCGACGACCTCGTCGTGAAGGCGATCCGGGAGCTGCTGCGCCGCAACCCCGGTCTGGAGCCCGCGAAGATCGACGAGGTCGCCATCGCCGCGACCACGCAGATCGGTGACCAGGGCCTCACCATCGGCCGTACGGCCGGCATCCTCGCCGGTCTGCCGCAGTCGGTGCCCGGTTACTCCATCGACCGCATGTGCGCCGGCGCCCTGACCGCCGTCACCTCGGTCGCCGGTTCCGTCGCCTTCGGCGCGTACGACGTGGCCATCGCCGGTGGTGTCGAGCACATGGGCCGCCACCCGATGGGTGAGGGCGTGGACCCGAACCCGCGGTTCGTCAGCGAGAAGCTGGTCGACGAGTCCGCCCTGTTCATGGGCATGACCGCCGAGAACCTGCACGACCGCTACCCGACGATCACCAAGCAGCGCGCCGACGAGTACGCCGTGCGCTCGCAGGAGAAGGCCGCCAAGGCGTACGCCAACGGCAAGATCCAGGCCGACCTGGTGCCGATCTCCGTGCGCCGCACCAACGCGGAGGCCGGTGAGACGGGCTGGGGCCTGGTCACCGCCGACGAGCCCATGCGGCCGGGGACGACCCTGGAGAACCTGTCGGGTCTGAAGACCCCCTTCCGCGTCCACGGGCGGGTCACCGCCGGTAACGCGGCCGGTCTGAACGACGGCGCGACCGCCTCGCTCATCGCTTCCGAGGACTTCGCCCGCGAGAACGGCCTGCCGGTCAAGATGCGTCTCGTCGCGTACTCCTTCGCGGGTGTCGAGCCGGAGGTCATGGGCTACGGCCCGATCCCGGCGACGGAGAAGGCGCTCGCCCAGGCGGGGCTGTCCATCGACGACATCGGTCTGTTCGAGATCAACGAGGCCTTCGCCGTCCAGGTCCTCGCCTTCCTGGAGCACTACGGCATCGCCGACGACGACGCGCGCGTCAACCAGTACGGCGGCGCGATCGCCTTCGGCCACCCGCTCGCCTCGTCGGGTGTGCGTCTCATGACGCAGCTGGCCCGTCAGTTCGAGGAGCAGCCCGAGGTCCGCTACGGCCTGACCACCATGTGCGTCGGCTTCGGCATGGGCGCCACCGTCATCTGGGAGAACCCGCACTTCGAGTCCGCCGGAGGCGACAAGTGA